The Fusarium falciforme chromosome 12, complete sequence DNA window CCCCAACCCGCCTTCTACTACTCTCTCTACCGTCACTCAGCCAAGCTCTTCTCccaccaacaaccccaacccAGGAACGGGCAAGTTCGTCTGGGTTGGTACCAATGAGGCTGGTGGTGAGTTTGGAGAGAATAATCTGCCAGGCACTTTGGGCAAGGATTACACCTTTCCAGACACTGCCGCGATTGACGTAAGTCTTGCCACTAAGGATGTATTGCAGTACGCATACTAACATGGCTCATCAGACTCTGATCGGTCAAGGATACAACACCTTCCGTGTGCAGCTCAAGATGGAGAGGCTGACGAGCACCTTGACTGGTAGCCACAACCAGGCTTACCTTGATGGCTACAGCAAGGTTATCAACCACATCACCCAGAAGGGTGCCTATGCTGTTCTTGATCCTCACAACTATGGCCGCTTCTTTGGAAACGTCATTACCGACACTTCAGCTTTCCAGACCTGGTGGAAGAACCTTGCCGCCGTCTTCAAAAACAACGACCGCGTCATTTTTGACACCAACAACGAGTACCACAGCATGGACCAGACTCTTGTTCTTAAGCTCAATCAGGCAGCCATCGACGGTATCCGCTCGACCGGTGCCAAGCAGTACATCTTTGTCGAAGGCAACCAGTGGTCTGGTGCTTGGTCCTGGCCCGATGTCAACGACAACATGAAGGCTCTCACCGACCCCGAGGACAAGATTGTCTACCAGATGCACCAGTACTTGGACTCTGACAGCTCTGGCACTTCTGAGGTCTGTGTTTCCTCCATCATTGGCGCTGAACGGGTCAAGGCAGCCACAGCCTGGCTCAAGAAGAACGGCAAGGTCGGTGTTCTCGGTGAGTTTGCCGGTGGAGCAAACAGCCAGTGCAAGGCAGCCGTCCAGGGTATGCTCGACTACCTTGAAGACAACAGCGATGTCTGGAAGGGTGTTCTTTGGTGGGCGGCTGGTCCCTGGTGGGGTACCTACATGTACAGCTTTGAACCTCCAAGTGGAACTGGCTACCAGTACTACAACTCTCTTCTGAAGAGCTACGTCTAAAAGTTGGGGGAGATGAACTGTTCTGAGGGCAGCTATTGGTCCAGTCGTCTGATATTGTCAACCAGAGGCGACACTGCAGGATGAAAGATGTAGGTAGACAGATTGACCAGGAATAAACAAACATTGAGGGACTTCGGTTACCAGATAAAGCTCACATGTTGCGAATAGAACTCTTGGCGATCGATggactcgtcatcatcacccgATAAGCCACCATCAAACAGAGCTCTCGACAAAGGCTTCTTTTCGCAGCTGTGTGTTTGTGCTTAAGCGACGTGTGGTGTGGGGCGGGCGTCAGCATCGTCAAGCGCGAATGTTATACCCTGATTTGTCTTGCTGACGCTGATGTTAGCTTTGCTGGGCTGGAGTCTCGTGTCTGAAGGACAAAGTCATGGAGATGGGAATGAAAAGGCCTGAATCAAGGGGCCTGTGTGTTTAAAACGGATATCCCAGACAGATATTGACCTCTTTCATGAAGACAGCAAGATGAGATGGCGTCGACTTTGAAACAACCGCACAATGAGCTAACTGAAATCGTCGTAGTTGACGCTGGGTCCTTAACCGAGGGTGCCAATCGCCACTCCTGCTTTGCAATCCCAAGGCTGGCTCGGACTTTTCAGCACTAAAATCTCACCTTACATGAAGAACCCCTGCAACAGCGTGTGTCCTAGTTTCGTGGCAGCTCAGCGCTAAGCGAATGGCCTGGGATAAGTATCTGCTAGATCCGATCAACTTGGGCTAATCTTGATCTTTTGTTTCCTTCTCGTGCTAGACTCGACGAGTCATCTCTTGGTTTGTAGTGACCGTGGGGCACCTGGTCTTAAGCCATGACACAAAACGTGACAACAGCCTCAAATGGCTTTCTCTCCTTTGTGGCAGAGGACGTTAAGCAGTCACCCGCAAGGTACTTGACTGGGTTGGCGTTGCTTTTATCCGTCATCTTTCTACAGAAGCTCTCATCTCCTGGTCTTGATGAGAGGGAGCCCCCCTTGCTCAAGCCTGGCATTCCTGTCATAGGCCATCTTATTGGGATGATGAAGCACCATGGTGGCTACTTCCAGATCCTATTGTAAGTCAAGAGGAGAATACTCCGAGTCGTTGTTGATGGGCAACCGGACTTGAGCTGATGGGCCAAATTTAGTGACAAGACCCGCGCTCGGATTGGCACCTTGCCTATCCTTGGCGGAAAGCTGTACATCATCTTTGAGCCTTCCATGGTCCAGTCAGCCTACAGAAACAAGAACCTGGCATTTGAGCCGTTTGCCGTTGAGTTTGCTCAGAGAGAGCTCGCCATTTCAAACGAGGCAGCCAGAATCGTCCGAGAAACCAATCTCGTTCCTGATTTCTTTTCCGTCATCACCAAGTCAATGGCGGGAGAGTACACACATCGGATGAATGCCAATGCTCTGAAATATGTATCaaaggagctcgaggcctTGGGAAGCAGCGAGCCCTTGAAGATCCCAAACATGTATCTCTGGGTGCGAGATATGATGACGATTGCCACGACGGAGGCCTTGTATGGGCCTGATAACCCTATCAAGGGGAACCCTGATTTGATGGAAGATCTCTGGTAAGTATCAACACTGAGATACTACTCAATGGCCACTGAAGCTTGGGTTGCGCTGACCATCGTTCAGGACCTTCGAGGCTGGCTTGACTGGAATCTTGCTCAACGTTTTCCCAAGCATCACGGCACGAGCTGCCCACTACGCAAGGGCCAGACTACAAGCTGctttaagaaaatactacGGCGCCATGAAGGACCAACACGAGGATGCAGCTCAGATTGTCAAGGGTCGAGCGACAGTGCTTCGCAGCTATGGTATCGGCGCCGAAGTCGGTAACTTTGAGCTTGCTTTGCTTCATGTGTCGACAGCCAACACTATCCCTACGCTCTTTTGGTTCATGGCACAAATCTACGCTCGACCTGAACTTGTCTCTCGCCTGAGAGAAGAGGTGGTGCCTGCGGCACAATACGGGGATGACAACGAGGTTACTATCGACATCACTACCCTCGACCAAAAGTGTCCACTACTTGTCAGCTGTTACCGTGAAGCCATCCGTTTATCTAACCAGACTGTGGGTAACCGCAGAGTTATGGAGGACACCACCATCTCCGACGGAAAGGGTAGTTCAtacctcctcaagaagggTCTCAACGTGCAAATGTCGGCCCAGGTTCTGCACACATTGCACAGTGTTTGGGGCAACGACGTGATGGAATTTGATCCCGAGAGATTCATCGAAAAGGGCGGAAAGGAGAACCTCCAGTCTGATCGAGCAAAGAGGACGTCGTTTGCTCCCTTTGGCGGTGGACGTCATCTGTGTCCTGGACGAAACTTTGCCTTTGCTGAGAACCTTGGGCTGATGACttgtctccttcttggctttGACGTTGCACCCCTAGACCAAGACTACACAGAATTCAAGGTTCCCGCCATGAAGGCGTGTGTTTTCTCTGAAGCCGCAGGCAAGCCGGAAAAGGAAGGCGAAGGGTTTGGGATCCAGAttcagaagaagaaaggttgGGAGAAGACCAAGTGGCGATTTGTGTCTTAAGAGTGTCGACACGAGAATTTTATGCGAATAATTCATTATTGGTATTTAGGTAACACGGTTGCCTCGGTGGTAGACCGTCAATTCATAGGATGATACGGAGTAGCAGCGTTCTCTCCATTCAAAACCTGCATTTAAATGCTTCTATGAGCCTAGGCCTCAATCTAGCTGATTCTCCTGTGACACCTGATGCAGGTCAGCAGCGGCTTGCAAGGAGCCTCTGGTTGTCAACTGGCAAAAATTTGTACGTATGGGTGTTTCCATTTACCCTTTGAAGGATTTCTGTTACATAGTTTCTTGTGTACTGAGTATATTGGAACTTGTAGAAAACATGTTACACTTCAGGCAAACTCCATCTCATGGCACTTTCTTTCATCCCAAGCCTCGCCGAACATGATGCCATGAACATAACAGTCTCCTAATATCTTCCAATGATTTCCATCTCTACGTACCACGAATGGTGTTTTGCCTCCTTTCAGAAGCGCAATCTCATCCCCAACTCTGCAAGTCCCAGGGACCAAGGCCAAGTATCCGCCTTTggtcctcgccatcctctgATCGACGGCCCATCGCAAGTTGAGGATAGCTAGTTCAAACAATATgaaatcatcatcatccatcctgAGTTCCTTACTGTACCCCACCAGCATGTGGTGTAACCTGGGGACCATGTGCGGCAGGCCCAGTATCTTGGACACGGCGCCTGTCTTTGAGTCATCAGCCATGCCCTTGATGCAACGGCGCATATGGTCAAGAACAACAGTCCTGTCTGAGGTCAGAGGGATCTGGTCCTTGCACATTGTCGTCAACAGAGCTTCCTCACGGCTTTCTCCAGGGGCTGTATGGAGGCGTTTGCATCCAAGCGCCAACTGCTCCCAGCCTTTGAGCGTGCTCCATATCTCCCCAATTGCCTCTATGACCTTTTTGTTGTAGCTCATGTTTTTGTTCCACACTCTGATACGGTTTTTAGTCGTCACTGGTTCCTTTATTGGCACCGGATAATCCAATTTGCCTCCAAGAACATCCAGTTCGTCGACAATCAGACCCTCGAGAATCAGTATTCCACTAGGCCCTCCATCTTTCGGATAGTCGTCCATCTGGGGGTTGGATGCTTGGAATTTGGGATGAGAGGCCTTGAACATGAAGGAATGGGTGTTGAGCCAGGTCTCACGTGCAGACGGCTTGAAGATAGTTATGGGGTGACGAGCTTCCTCTGGAATGCTGCAGTAGTCGTAACTCCAGTCGGGGACCCACGAAGGGAGGTTGGGGATGGTAACAGGCAGACAAGAAGGTCTCCTCAAAGCCCTTAGAATGTCCAAGTTGCCACTGCCACGTATGATTTGGTATGCAGCAGCTGTGTAACAGTCCCTTATCGAAATGCCATATTCGGGCTGAATGCCGTATGTTGATTCAGCCAACGCCAAAAGACCATAGACTTTATCCCTTGGGTCAGTGGCCATGGACCATCTGTAGTTGATGAGCAAATCTCCGAGCTCGCTGGGCATTTTATAACCACCCTGCTCGCGCCGACGATCAAATATTAGACGCGTGTAGGCCATGGTGTTCATCTCGTCCATCGCGAGCGTGGAGCTGTTCGACTCGATGTTGTGGCCCTGCGTCCGAATGGTCTcagtcatggccatgacgaaTACCTTTTTAAAGACCTGCCATGAGGCTGATAACTT harbors:
- a CDS encoding HET domain-containing protein: MFVYTKIEALSEEKRIRLLYLAPAESIDDPIECHLEVVTLGQHPPFEALSYCWGDNNPVREIKCNGETFKVTENLCHALRNLRNGRTQRALWIDALCINQLDLGERRLQVPLMGDIYSQATNVLIWLGPDPTSDSIYHVFELAERLPTLGKLRMGPKWTEFVQTTFPGSQEAKIVSNSQSESSESPDTAFPALTQEMLDGIVATLRRPWWTRTWTIQEQAVSANAIIMCGKLSASWQVFKKVFVMAMTETIRTQGHNIESNSSTLAMDEMNTMAYTRLIFDRRREQGGYKMPSELGDLLINYRWSMATDPRDKVYGLLALAESTYGIQPEYGISIRDCYTAAAYQIIRGSGNLDILRALRRPSCLPVTIPNLPSWVPDWSYDYCSIPEEARHPITIFKPSARETWLNTHSFMFKASHPKFQASNPQMDDYPKDGGPSGILILEGLIVDELDVLGGKLDYPVPIKEPVTTKNRIRVWNKNMSYNKKVIEAIGEIWSTLKGWEQLALGCKRLHTAPGESREEALLTTMCKDQIPLTSDRTVVLDHMRRCIKGMADDSKTGAVSKILGLPHMVPRLHHMLVGYPQLAMGRRSEDGEDQRRILGLGPWDLQSWG
- a CDS encoding CBM1 domain-containing protein, producing MRYLLSLSGLTGLALAQNGAWQQCGGQNWSGSTTCISGYTCSFINDYYSQCVPGSNPNPPSTTLSTVTQPSSSPTNNPNPGTGKFVWVGTNEAGGEFGENNLPGTLGKDYTFPDTAAIDTLIGQGYNTFRVQLKMERLTSTLTGSHNQAYLDGYSKVINHITQKGAYAVLDPHNYGRFFGNVITDTSAFQTWWKNLAAVFKNNDRVIFDTNNEYHSMDQTLVLKLNQAAIDGIRSTGAKQYIFVEGNQWSGAWSWPDVNDNMKALTDPEDKIVYQMHQYLDSDSSGTSEVCVSSIIGAERVKAATAWLKKNGKVGVLGEFAGGANSQCKAAVQGMLDYLEDNSDVWKGVLWWAAGPWWGTYMYSFEPPSGTGYQYYNSLLKSYV